The following are encoded in a window of Microbacterium sp. LWO13-1.2 genomic DNA:
- the folB gene encoding dihydroneopterin aldolase: MFELDHIVLTGLTVFGRHGVYDHEREDGQEFTIDLRLSMSLARAAESDDVTDTVHYGELAEKVAAVVAGEPVNLIETLAARIADVVLEDPRVQHAAVTVHKPHAPIPLTFADVAVTLHRGRTSDGASSSEWPA, from the coding sequence ATGTTCGAGCTCGACCACATCGTCCTCACCGGCCTCACCGTGTTCGGACGTCACGGCGTCTACGACCACGAGCGCGAGGACGGCCAGGAGTTCACCATCGATCTGCGCCTGTCGATGTCGCTGGCACGAGCGGCCGAGTCCGATGACGTCACCGACACCGTGCACTACGGCGAACTCGCCGAGAAAGTCGCAGCGGTCGTCGCCGGCGAGCCGGTGAACCTCATCGAGACGCTCGCGGCGCGGATCGCCGACGTCGTCCTCGAAGACCCGCGGGTGCAGCATGCCGCCGTCACCGTGCACAAGCCGCATGCCCCGATCCCGCTCACCTTCGCCGACGTCGCGGTGACCCTGCACCGCGGTCGCACGTCGGACGGCGCCTCCTCGTCGGAGTGGCCGGCATGA
- a CDS encoding DUF3180 domain-containing protein translates to MKRTSAGLLALLALLGVGAGFLLDQLLTATGRATFTPSLLLPVLLLLVAAASLGVAWPVRRSVRGAGRIDPFRALRAATLARASSLLGAIMAGIGAGLLVFLLTRPIDPPVGSTVAMLALMGSAIALVIAGLIAEQFCTLPKDPDDSEPRDHAPEPYGGH, encoded by the coding sequence ATGAAACGCACCTCGGCAGGTCTCCTGGCGCTGCTCGCGCTCCTCGGCGTCGGAGCCGGTTTCCTGCTCGATCAACTCCTCACCGCGACGGGCCGCGCGACGTTCACCCCGTCGCTTCTGCTTCCGGTCCTCCTGCTGCTCGTCGCCGCCGCGTCGCTCGGGGTGGCGTGGCCGGTGCGCCGGAGCGTGCGGGGCGCCGGACGGATCGACCCGTTCCGCGCCTTGCGGGCGGCAACGCTCGCTCGCGCGTCCAGCCTGCTCGGTGCGATCATGGCCGGAATCGGAGCGGGGCTCCTCGTGTTCCTGCTGACCCGTCCGATCGATCCCCCGGTAGGGTCGACTGTGGCCATGCTGGCGCTGATGGGGAGCGCGATCGCCCTCGTGATCGCCGGCCTCATCGCCGAACAGTTCTGCACCCTGCCGAAGGATCCTGATGACTCAGAACCCAGAGACCACGCCCCTGAACCCTACGGAGGGCACTGA
- the folP gene encoding dihydropteroate synthase: protein MTAIWGILNVTPDSFSDGGRYLDVEHAVAHGLLLREQGATILDIGGESTRPGAERIGADIEQQRVIPVIERLAESGVPVSIDTLNAATAAAAVHAGARIVNDVSGGLADPEMRAVVAESGADFAIGHWRGPSADMHAHADYRRVAREVAGELQERIGEAAAAGIAPSRLIVDPGIGFAKAGAQNWDVLRGLDEIVALGPRVLIGTSRKRFLAETLQADAEASVSEARRDLATAVTSALALRAGVWAVRVHDVAATRDALAIAHAWEG, encoded by the coding sequence GTGACGGCGATCTGGGGCATCCTCAATGTCACGCCGGATTCGTTCAGCGACGGCGGACGCTACCTCGACGTCGAGCACGCGGTCGCCCACGGCCTGCTGCTGCGCGAACAGGGAGCGACCATCCTCGACATCGGCGGCGAATCGACCCGCCCCGGCGCCGAGCGCATCGGTGCCGACATCGAGCAGCAGCGCGTCATCCCGGTGATCGAACGCCTCGCCGAGTCGGGTGTGCCGGTGAGCATCGACACGCTCAACGCTGCCACTGCGGCCGCAGCCGTTCATGCGGGCGCGCGCATCGTCAATGACGTCTCGGGCGGTCTGGCCGACCCGGAGATGCGCGCGGTGGTCGCCGAGTCCGGGGCAGACTTCGCGATCGGGCACTGGCGGGGTCCGTCCGCAGACATGCACGCCCACGCGGATTATCGCCGCGTCGCACGTGAGGTCGCCGGCGAGCTGCAGGAGCGCATCGGCGAGGCGGCTGCGGCCGGCATCGCCCCTTCGCGTCTCATCGTCGACCCGGGCATCGGCTTCGCGAAGGCCGGCGCCCAGAACTGGGACGTGCTGCGGGGCCTCGACGAGATCGTCGCCCTCGGCCCACGGGTGCTCATCGGCACCTCCCGGAAGCGTTTCCTGGCGGAGACGCTGCAGGCGGATGCCGAGGCATCCGTCTCCGAGGCGCGTCGCGATCTCGCGACCGCCGTCACGAGCGCCCTCGCCCTGCGCGCGGGCGTGTGGGCCGTACGCGTGCACGATGTGGCCGCAACCCGCGACGCCCTCGCCATCGCTCACGCCTGGGAAGGGTAA
- a CDS encoding DUF2520 domain-containing protein has product MPRDGRLGVGIIGAGRVGPVIGAALAGAGHAIIGITTGSDDDRASAVLPDVPVLDALEIVRRSELVVIAVPHDQLPSLVAGIAEIGGWQIGQLVLHTDPAYGIEVLRPAAERGAIPLAVHPAITFTGTSIDLRQLQAGFAAVTAPAAVLPIGQALAVEMGCEPVVIAETDRTAYADAIQTATEFSRSIIGQSTSRLREIGVDNPGSYLSALVQSTVERALREASGPIDTLPDSGATFI; this is encoded by the coding sequence ATGCCTCGTGACGGGCGCCTCGGCGTCGGCATCATCGGCGCGGGCCGGGTCGGTCCCGTGATCGGCGCGGCGCTCGCCGGGGCAGGCCACGCGATCATCGGGATCACCACGGGGTCCGATGACGATCGAGCCTCGGCCGTGCTCCCAGACGTGCCCGTACTGGACGCACTGGAGATCGTTCGCCGCAGCGAGCTCGTCGTGATCGCCGTTCCCCACGACCAGCTCCCGTCGCTCGTCGCCGGCATCGCGGAGATCGGCGGATGGCAGATCGGCCAGCTCGTGCTGCACACCGATCCCGCTTACGGCATCGAGGTGCTGCGTCCCGCTGCCGAGCGCGGCGCGATTCCCCTGGCGGTTCATCCGGCGATCACTTTCACTGGAACGTCGATCGACCTGCGCCAGTTGCAGGCGGGTTTCGCCGCGGTGACGGCACCTGCGGCCGTCCTGCCGATCGGTCAGGCGCTCGCCGTCGAGATGGGCTGCGAACCCGTGGTCATCGCAGAGACGGATCGGACGGCGTACGCCGACGCGATCCAGACCGCGACCGAGTTCTCCCGCTCGATCATCGGCCAGTCGACGAGTCGGCTGCGAGAGATCGGTGTGGACAACCCCGGGAGCTACCTCTCCGCGCTCGTGCAATCCACCGTCGAACGGGCGCTGCGCGAAGCATCCGGCCCCATCGACACTCTGCCTGACTCCGGCGCCACTTTCATCTGA
- the lysS gene encoding lysine--tRNA ligase, giving the protein MTDASAAPAATPADTLEDDVFEQKAVRLAKRERLIAERSDAGGGAFPVAVPVTHTIPALRAEYGEIEADTATGLIVGVAGRIVFSRNTGKLCFATLQAGDGSRIQAMISLANVGEESLADWKALVDLGDHVFVHGEVISSRRGELSIMADAWTIASKAILPLPNAYSELSDEGRVRSRYLDLIVREQARTTVRARAAVNASLRATFGSHDYLEVETPMLQVQHGGASARPFITHSNAFDTDLYLRIAPELYLKRAVVGGIERVYEINRNFRNEGADSTHSPEFAMLEAYQAYGDYNQMAGLTQELVQQAAIAVTGSTTVTWADGTEYDLGGEWDRISMYESLSAASGRTVTPQDDVADLIAFAEASGVDLPPQATHGKLVEELWEHFVKGDLVRPTFVMDFPVDTSPLVREHRSIAGVVEKWDLYIRGFELATGYSELVDPVIQRERFVEQAKLAARGDVEAMPVDDEFLRALEHGMPPSGGMGMGIDRLLMAITGLGIRETILFPLVK; this is encoded by the coding sequence ATGACTGACGCGTCTGCCGCGCCCGCTGCAACCCCCGCCGACACCCTCGAAGACGACGTCTTCGAGCAGAAGGCGGTGCGCCTGGCGAAGCGCGAGCGCCTGATCGCAGAGCGGTCGGATGCCGGTGGCGGTGCGTTCCCCGTCGCCGTTCCGGTGACGCACACCATTCCGGCGCTGCGCGCGGAGTACGGCGAGATCGAGGCCGACACCGCGACGGGGCTGATCGTCGGCGTGGCGGGGCGGATCGTCTTCAGCCGCAACACGGGCAAGCTCTGCTTCGCGACGCTGCAGGCCGGTGACGGCTCGCGCATCCAGGCGATGATCTCCCTCGCGAACGTCGGCGAGGAGTCCCTCGCCGACTGGAAGGCTCTCGTCGACCTGGGTGACCACGTGTTCGTGCACGGTGAGGTCATCTCCAGCCGCCGCGGCGAGCTGTCGATCATGGCCGATGCCTGGACGATCGCGTCGAAGGCGATCCTCCCGCTGCCGAACGCCTACTCCGAGCTCAGCGACGAGGGGCGAGTGCGCAGCCGCTATCTCGACCTCATCGTGCGCGAGCAGGCCCGCACGACCGTTCGCGCCCGCGCCGCGGTGAACGCCAGCCTGCGCGCCACGTTCGGCAGCCACGACTACCTCGAGGTCGAGACGCCGATGCTGCAGGTGCAGCACGGCGGAGCATCCGCTCGTCCGTTCATCACGCACTCGAACGCGTTCGACACCGACCTCTACCTGCGCATCGCGCCGGAGCTCTATCTCAAGCGCGCCGTCGTCGGCGGCATCGAGCGGGTGTACGAGATCAACCGCAACTTCCGCAACGAGGGTGCCGACTCCACGCACAGCCCCGAGTTCGCGATGCTCGAGGCGTACCAGGCCTACGGCGACTACAACCAGATGGCGGGGCTCACGCAGGAGCTCGTGCAGCAGGCGGCCATCGCGGTCACCGGGTCGACGACCGTGACCTGGGCCGACGGCACCGAGTACGACCTCGGTGGCGAGTGGGACCGCATCTCGATGTACGAGTCGCTCTCCGCGGCATCCGGTCGCACCGTCACTCCGCAGGACGATGTCGCCGACCTCATCGCGTTCGCCGAAGCGTCCGGTGTCGACCTGCCGCCGCAGGCGACGCACGGGAAGCTCGTCGAAGAGCTCTGGGAGCACTTCGTGAAGGGCGACCTCGTGCGTCCGACGTTCGTGATGGACTTCCCGGTCGACACCTCGCCGCTGGTGCGTGAACATCGCTCGATCGCCGGCGTCGTCGAGAAGTGGGACCTGTACATCCGCGGTTTCGAACTCGCAACCGGATACTCCGAGCTCGTCGACCCGGTCATCCAGCGCGAGCGCTTCGTCGAGCAGGCGAAGCTCGCCGCGCGCGGTGACGTCGAGGCGATGCCCGTCGATGATGAGTTCCTGCGCGCTCTCGAGCACGGCATGCCGCCGTCCGGCGGCATGGGCATGGGCATCGACCGGCTGCTGATGGCGATCACCGGGCTCGGCATCCGCGAGACCATCCTGTTCCCGCTCGTCAAGTAG
- the folK gene encoding 2-amino-4-hydroxy-6-hydroxymethyldihydropteridine diphosphokinase → MSRNLTNPPPAPPVRPGREDAVAVVAFGANLGDRQATIRHAAERIGRLPLVSEVRLSELFETVALRLDGPDPDAPGYVNAVALVTTQLAPEILLGMLHAIEDENGRVRHERWGDRTLDLDLIAYGDVTSVDERLQLPHPRAAERLFVLEPWLTLDPEAELVGHGRVADLATRLRAQDAV, encoded by the coding sequence ATGAGCCGCAACCTCACCAACCCGCCGCCGGCACCCCCCGTCCGCCCAGGACGAGAGGATGCTGTCGCGGTCGTCGCCTTCGGCGCCAACCTCGGCGATCGGCAGGCGACGATCCGTCATGCCGCCGAGCGCATCGGGCGTCTGCCGCTGGTGAGCGAGGTGCGGCTGTCCGAGCTCTTCGAGACCGTCGCGCTGCGCCTCGACGGTCCTGATCCGGATGCTCCGGGGTACGTGAATGCCGTGGCACTCGTGACCACGCAGCTCGCCCCCGAGATCCTCCTCGGGATGCTGCACGCCATCGAAGACGAGAACGGCAGGGTGCGACACGAGCGCTGGGGCGATCGCACCCTCGACCTCGACCTGATCGCCTACGGCGATGTCACGTCCGTCGACGAGCGCCTCCAGCTGCCGCATCCGCGCGCTGCCGAACGGCTGTTCGTGCTCGAGCCGTGGCTGACGCTCGACCCGGAGGCTGAGCTCGTCGGGCACGGTCGGGTGGCCGACCTCGCGACGAGGCTGCGCGCACAGGACGCGGTATGA
- a CDS encoding PH domain-containing protein: MSEPQFPPPAAAPVVPPADDSTSLADGEWHRMHPLTPLFKGGLALLIIGGILITNMRDRVIAWVVNLFAPEEAHYGQNGGDPVDWVLENNLILIVLLGVLVLVVVLVGAFWLVWRFQQFRITGDHVEVRKGIIFRSHRRAPLDRVQGVNLTRPFPARIIGLAKLEVVGAGTDANVPLEYLATARAESVRADILRLASGARAARHAAADAASGEGAASSVPGAPSVPGTARAQLVGSVNAGVTGLIEGVDLADVAPESVVKIPTGRLIGSQVIAGVLWLLFFGAIFAVAMGSAVVGTLAEDDGETGIVVLAIGLGMGIPLIIAAVGITWAQISKSLRYSIAPTPDGVRITYGLLTTVTETLPPGRIFAVEVSQSLLWRPFGWWTVKINRMSGKSVAQQSSGSAQQFNIVLPVGKRADVERVLALMLPDAPVSDIPLVWEHGILGPVEGDPYRTMPARAWWRRPLSWKRHGYVLTEFGLVLRRGIVWRKLAVFPLARLQGVSLSQGPIDRAQRVSGAQVHTVPGPIQGYLSGLERDDALALLDGVGRAAAEAAHRDHTHRWGEYAPQAPAVSWAPEQVPSAGIVGQPFPGAPVAPPMPGFAPAPPAPPAGYGQPPVAQPPAPPISAAPISAPPSFAPAPPPPAPPAAPVPPAAPPVPPTATQPGE; this comes from the coding sequence GTGAGCGAGCCGCAGTTCCCGCCGCCCGCGGCCGCGCCTGTCGTGCCACCGGCGGATGACTCGACGTCGCTCGCGGACGGTGAGTGGCACCGGATGCATCCGCTCACCCCGCTGTTCAAGGGTGGGCTTGCTCTCCTCATCATCGGCGGCATCCTGATCACGAACATGCGCGATCGCGTCATCGCGTGGGTCGTCAACCTGTTCGCGCCGGAAGAGGCGCATTACGGGCAGAACGGCGGAGACCCCGTCGACTGGGTTCTCGAGAACAACCTGATCCTGATCGTGCTGCTGGGCGTGCTGGTCCTGGTCGTCGTGCTCGTCGGCGCGTTCTGGCTCGTCTGGCGCTTCCAGCAGTTCCGCATCACCGGCGACCATGTCGAGGTGCGCAAGGGGATCATCTTCCGATCGCATCGCCGCGCACCTCTCGACCGCGTGCAGGGTGTCAACCTCACGCGTCCGTTCCCTGCGCGCATCATCGGACTCGCCAAGCTCGAGGTCGTCGGTGCCGGCACCGATGCGAACGTGCCGCTCGAGTATCTGGCGACGGCGCGGGCGGAGTCCGTGCGCGCAGACATCCTGCGGCTCGCCTCGGGCGCGCGCGCGGCACGCCACGCGGCGGCGGATGCGGCGAGCGGCGAAGGCGCGGCAAGCAGTGTTCCTGGCGCTCCCAGTGTTCCCGGCACGGCGCGGGCGCAGCTCGTCGGTTCGGTGAATGCCGGCGTGACCGGCCTCATCGAGGGCGTGGACCTCGCCGATGTCGCCCCCGAGAGCGTCGTCAAGATCCCCACCGGTCGTCTGATCGGGTCGCAGGTGATCGCCGGCGTGCTCTGGCTGTTGTTCTTCGGGGCGATCTTCGCGGTCGCGATGGGCAGTGCCGTCGTCGGGACCCTCGCCGAAGACGACGGGGAGACCGGGATCGTCGTGCTCGCCATCGGGCTGGGCATGGGCATCCCGCTGATCATCGCCGCCGTCGGTATCACCTGGGCGCAGATCTCGAAGTCGCTGCGATACTCCATCGCTCCGACCCCTGACGGGGTGCGGATCACGTACGGCCTGCTGACCACGGTGACCGAGACGCTCCCGCCCGGGCGCATCTTCGCGGTCGAAGTCTCGCAGTCGCTGCTGTGGCGCCCGTTCGGCTGGTGGACGGTCAAGATCAACCGGATGAGCGGCAAGAGCGTCGCGCAGCAGTCATCCGGGAGCGCGCAGCAGTTCAACATCGTGCTTCCGGTCGGCAAGCGCGCCGATGTCGAGCGCGTGCTCGCGCTGATGCTGCCGGATGCTCCGGTCTCCGACATCCCACTGGTGTGGGAGCACGGCATCCTGGGTCCGGTGGAGGGCGATCCCTATCGCACGATGCCGGCGAGAGCATGGTGGCGTCGCCCGCTGTCGTGGAAGCGTCACGGATACGTGCTCACCGAGTTCGGCCTCGTGCTGCGCCGGGGCATCGTGTGGCGCAAGCTCGCCGTCTTCCCGCTCGCGCGACTGCAGGGCGTCTCGCTCTCGCAGGGGCCGATCGACCGCGCACAGCGCGTTTCCGGCGCACAGGTGCACACGGTTCCCGGGCCCATCCAGGGGTACCTCTCCGGCCTGGAACGCGACGACGCGCTCGCCCTGCTCGACGGGGTGGGTCGTGCTGCGGCGGAAGCGGCGCATCGGGACCACACGCACCGCTGGGGCGAGTACGCACCACAGGCGCCGGCGGTGTCGTGGGCGCCCGAGCAGGTGCCCTCGGCGGGGATCGTCGGGCAGCCCTTCCCCGGTGCTCCGGTTGCTCCGCCGATGCCAGGATTCGCGCCTGCTCCGCCTGCACCACCTGCGGGGTACGGGCAGCCGCCGGTGGCGCAGCCCCCCGCGCCTCCGATCTCGGCCGCTCCGATCTCCGCGCCTCCGTCGTTCGCGCCCGCGCCGCCGCCGCCCGCTCCTCCGGCCGCGCCGGTTCCGCCAGCCGCGCCGCCGGTACCGCCCACAGCGACGCAGCCGGGGGAGTAG
- a CDS encoding DUF2207 domain-containing protein has product MAVNRMLPVLTAVAIAGAGLLAPAAAAASAVDADRQASAVSADVDDFSYASWDARYEVSLDDDGRSHMLVTETLVARFPDFDQNRGIVRGLPVTYDNAHLDTRVISVTDETGAAVPFETEEDDGLILVLTGDDDYVQGLNTYVIEYEMTDVILHRDDGQADEFYWDLLPLDSSQAIESFHAEIVFDAAMSAQLTGSARCYTGYAGSTDECAIQGPSADGDAASFRVESGERAAGDGVTVAIGFEPNTATQPSARTPNTVTDTVPALAALGAFGLSAGGCAAVAVLKRRRRTATGVVIAQYDVPDSMPPLLAAAIVPGAKDPIPAEIVHLAVRGTLRIEEAGDSEGATGQPRLRRTPGGRIPDQLDVEALDALFLGADAEGVVSLPLTDESFAGRMNGLLQSGKTAAASRGLTTKTRSRGAMILQWCAIAVVAAGLGLSLWGAISGRVTGIPALVAISFGGFAVLMSSLFTFSKHTVLTPEGALAHEYLLGVREFIRVAEADRLQVLQSYTGAERRQDGSVNVIELYELLLPYAMLFGQEDQWGGVLEAAYAQAQRGPGWIGDPTSPYLRTHLAAFAVSSHAAATYSESSSSAGGSSGGGFSGGGGGGGSSGGR; this is encoded by the coding sequence ATGGCCGTCAACCGGATGCTCCCCGTTCTTACCGCGGTCGCCATAGCGGGCGCGGGACTGCTCGCCCCCGCCGCCGCCGCGGCATCCGCCGTCGACGCAGATCGGCAGGCATCGGCGGTCTCGGCCGACGTCGATGACTTCTCTTATGCGTCCTGGGATGCCCGATACGAGGTCAGCCTGGATGACGACGGCCGGTCGCACATGCTCGTCACCGAAACGCTCGTCGCCCGCTTCCCCGATTTCGACCAGAACCGGGGCATCGTCCGAGGGCTCCCGGTCACGTACGACAACGCGCATCTGGACACCCGTGTAATCTCCGTCACCGACGAGACCGGCGCGGCAGTACCGTTCGAGACCGAGGAGGACGACGGCCTCATCCTCGTCCTCACCGGAGACGACGACTACGTGCAGGGACTCAACACCTACGTCATCGAGTACGAGATGACCGACGTGATCCTGCACCGCGACGACGGCCAGGCCGATGAGTTCTACTGGGATCTTCTCCCTCTGGACAGCAGTCAGGCGATCGAGTCGTTCCACGCTGAGATCGTCTTCGATGCGGCGATGAGCGCGCAGCTCACCGGCTCGGCGCGGTGCTACACCGGCTACGCGGGTTCCACCGACGAGTGCGCGATCCAGGGGCCGTCCGCCGATGGCGACGCGGCCTCGTTCCGCGTCGAGTCCGGTGAGCGCGCCGCCGGTGATGGTGTGACCGTCGCGATCGGGTTCGAGCCGAACACGGCCACGCAACCCTCCGCCCGCACGCCCAACACGGTGACCGACACCGTGCCGGCGCTGGCTGCCCTCGGAGCGTTCGGGCTCTCCGCGGGCGGATGTGCGGCTGTAGCCGTGCTCAAACGCCGGCGCCGCACCGCCACCGGCGTCGTCATCGCGCAGTACGACGTGCCCGATTCGATGCCGCCGCTGCTCGCGGCCGCGATCGTGCCTGGTGCGAAGGATCCGATCCCCGCCGAGATCGTGCACCTCGCGGTTCGCGGCACTCTTCGCATAGAGGAAGCCGGCGACAGCGAAGGCGCCACCGGACAGCCCCGGTTGCGGAGAACGCCAGGAGGCCGGATCCCCGACCAGCTGGATGTCGAGGCACTCGATGCGCTGTTCCTCGGCGCGGATGCCGAGGGCGTCGTGAGCCTCCCCTTGACCGACGAGTCCTTCGCCGGGCGTATGAACGGCCTCCTGCAGAGCGGGAAGACGGCGGCCGCATCGCGGGGGCTCACCACGAAGACGCGCAGCCGCGGGGCGATGATCCTGCAGTGGTGCGCGATCGCCGTCGTCGCCGCCGGGCTCGGCCTGAGCCTGTGGGGGGCGATCTCCGGCCGGGTGACCGGCATCCCGGCTCTCGTCGCGATCTCCTTCGGCGGGTTCGCCGTCTTGATGTCGAGCCTGTTCACGTTCTCGAAGCACACGGTCCTCACGCCGGAGGGTGCTCTCGCCCATGAGTACCTGCTCGGCGTGCGCGAGTTCATCCGCGTGGCCGAAGCCGACCGGCTGCAGGTGCTGCAGTCGTACACCGGTGCCGAGCGTCGCCAGGACGGCAGCGTGAACGTCATCGAGCTCTACGAGCTTCTGCTGCCGTACGCGATGCTGTTCGGGCAGGAAGACCAATGGGGCGGTGTGCTTGAAGCCGCGTACGCGCAAGCGCAACGCGGACCGGGGTGGATCGGCGACCCGACTTCCCCGTATCTCCGTACTCATCTCGCGGCATTCGCCGTGTCGTCGCACGCCGCGGCCACGTATTCAGAGAGTTCCTCGAGTGCGGGCGGCTCGTCGGGCGGCGGGTTCTCCGGTGGAGGGGGCGGTGGCGGCTCGTCGGGAGGGCGTTGA
- the folE gene encoding GTP cyclohydrolase I — protein MAVDRARVERLTRELLEAIGEDPDRPGLKQTPARMAELYSEYFAGVGQDAAAPLAHTISVARGPAPDTLPSGAVLLRDIRFRSVCEHHLLPFAGHAHLAYLPGEQVVGLGALVRVVETLAARPQVQERLGEQIADTIAEHLDTRGVLVVLDASHGCVTMRGGRQPEASTLTIAARGVYTEPIARAELITLIGSPSGRSSSGTGPAL, from the coding sequence GTGGCCGTCGACAGGGCGCGTGTCGAGCGACTCACTCGTGAGCTGCTCGAGGCGATCGGCGAGGACCCGGATCGCCCCGGTCTGAAGCAGACGCCCGCACGGATGGCTGAGCTGTACTCGGAGTACTTCGCCGGTGTCGGTCAGGATGCGGCGGCACCGCTCGCACACACGATCAGCGTGGCCCGTGGTCCGGCTCCGGACACGCTTCCGTCCGGCGCCGTACTGCTGCGCGACATCCGCTTCCGCTCCGTCTGCGAGCATCACCTGCTCCCCTTCGCCGGTCACGCTCACCTCGCCTATCTTCCCGGCGAGCAGGTGGTCGGCCTGGGGGCGCTCGTGCGCGTCGTGGAGACGCTCGCCGCGCGACCGCAGGTGCAGGAGCGTCTCGGCGAACAGATCGCCGACACGATCGCCGAGCACCTCGACACGCGTGGCGTGCTCGTCGTCCTCGATGCCAGCCACGGGTGCGTCACGATGCGCGGCGGCCGTCAGCCCGAGGCATCCACGCTCACGATCGCAGCCCGCGGCGTGTACACCGAGCCGATCGCACGCGCCGAACTGATCACGCTGATCGGCAGCCCATCCGGGCGCTCATCGAGCGGTACGGGACCCGCGTTGTGA
- a CDS encoding PH domain-containing protein, protein MTQNPETTPLNPTEGTDRAALDQGTYGQLRTARNENRLELDGAWHQISPRYVVSQIVQNVLFIVVVAIAASVMALGFEQTWAWIPAVVIVLVTLITLIILPRQAKAIGYMLRADDIVFRKGILWQRMIAVPYGRMQLVDITQGPLDRAFGVSQLKMVTAAATTGVQIPGLTQGAAEALRDTLIQVAETRRTGL, encoded by the coding sequence ATGACTCAGAACCCAGAGACCACGCCCCTGAACCCTACGGAGGGCACTGACCGCGCAGCCCTCGACCAGGGCACCTACGGACAGCTGCGCACAGCCCGCAACGAGAATCGTCTCGAGCTCGACGGCGCCTGGCACCAGATCTCGCCGCGCTACGTGGTGTCGCAGATCGTGCAGAACGTGCTCTTCATCGTGGTCGTCGCGATCGCGGCATCCGTCATGGCACTGGGATTCGAGCAGACCTGGGCGTGGATCCCCGCGGTCGTGATCGTCCTGGTCACGCTGATCACCCTGATCATCCTGCCGCGGCAGGCGAAGGCGATCGGGTACATGCTCCGCGCCGACGACATCGTCTTCCGCAAGGGCATCCTCTGGCAGCGCATGATCGCTGTTCCGTACGGGCGGATGCAGCTGGTCGACATCACGCAGGGCCCGTTGGATCGTGCCTTCGGAGTGAGTCAGCTGAAGATGGTCACCGCCGCGGCGACGACCGGAGTGCAGATCCCGGGTCTCACGCAGGGCGCGGCGGAAGCTCTCCGCGACACCCTCATCCAGGTCGCCGAGACGCGCCGGACCGGCCTGTGA